The sequence below is a genomic window from Bradyrhizobium septentrionale.
TCACGCCTGCGTTCTGTAGGTCGTTGTTGAGCATAGCCTCGAGCGACTGCCCAACCTATGCGTTTGCCGAGGCGGAGCAGGGGCCAAAGCGGGCTACTCGATAGTTGGAGTGTATCGCAGCAGAGTGCCGTTCGTGGGTATCCGTCCGAGGGCGGCCGTCTTGCGAGTTTTTCCGATCTGTAGCTGACTGTCCTTATGGACGTACATAAGGACAGTGCGGTGCTGAGCCGCATGGATTTGGTGGAGACCGGTCGGCGGCGACGCTGGACGCGTGCGGAGAAGCTCAGAATCGTAGAGGAGAGCTTCTCGGGGCCACGACTGGTGTCGGCGACGGCTCGCCGGTATGGGATATCACGTCAGCTTCTGCTGAGCTGGCGCAAGGCTTGGACCTGTCATGATCCGGCCGAAGAGGATTCGATCGGCCCGACATTCGTCCCTGCGATAGTTGCGGCAAGTACGCCGCCAACGACGGAAGCTGTCGAGACAGGTCAGATCGAAATCGTGAGCCCTCAGGGGCTGCGCGTGGTCTTCGGCCCCGGTGCGGATATCGAGGCGGTCGTTCGAATTGCTCGGGGCCTGGCGCGCCGATGATCCCGATCCCGACGGGCGTGCGGGTGTGGCTGGCGACGGGCCATACCGACATGCGGTGCGGCTTTCCGAGCCTGGCTCTGCGCGTGCAGGAAGTGCTCAAGCGCGACGCCATGGGCGGCGGTCTTTTCTGCTTCCGGGGCAAACGCGGTGATCTATTGAAGGTCATTTGGCACGATGGCCAGGGCGCCTGCTTGTTCGTAAGCGCGCATTTTACTGCACAGGCTGCGCGCGCGGCTGGCCGCGGCGTCGCGTGGCGCCGGGGCCCAGCGGGATCATCGGAACGGCTTGATTGATCCTGAGCGTTTGACGGTCAGCCGCTGTCGTTGTCAGCTGGCAGGTTTTTTTGAGCGGTGCAATTGAACGGCAACAGATCTTCGATATCGGCGTCTGGCGCGCGTTGGGGCAATTCGGTGAGCGCGTGACGTAGCCATGCATAGGGATCGACGCCGCATGCCCGGCATGTCAGCACCAAACTGTAGATCACGGCGCTTGCCTTGGCGCCGGCAACGGTGTCGCTGAACAGCCAACTTTTTCGTCCGGTGCAAAACGGCCTGATGTCGCGCTCCAGAACATTGTTATCGATCGGGGCGAGACCGTCACTGGTGTAACGGGTCAGATAATCCCATTGGTTGCGTGCATAGGCGATCGCCTTGCCGGTCAAGCTTTCGGGTAGCACCTTCGGCGCCTGGTCGTCGAGCCAGGTCCGGAAGGCGGCCAATACCGGCAGGCTATGCTGCTGGCGCAGCCGCAAGGTGTATGCGGCGCGCGTTTCGCCGTCGGGCGGCGTCTGGCGCGCCACCCTCTCGACCTCGTACAACGCCTCGAAGAACTTGAGCGCCTGCAATGGCGGACCGCCAGGCTTTGTCCTGGCCTTGAGCGCATCGGTAAATTTCCTGCGCGCATGCGCCATACAGCCGAGATGGGTCGCGCCTGTCAGCGTGCGCCAGGCGTCATAGCCGTCGCTCATCAACAAGCCGCGATAGCCGGCCAGGAAGGCCTGAGGATGTTGCTGGCCGCGACCGGGCTGGTAATCGAACAGCACGACCGGCTGCGCGCAGTCCTGGCCGCTGCGATAGGCCCACATGAAGGATTTGGCCTGCGCATCACGGCCGTCCTCTTTAAGAACCTGGACCCAGGTTTCGTCGCCGTGGACCAGGGGCTGCGACATGAGCTTTTGCTGTAGCGCGTCATAGACCCGATGCAGATGCAACTCGCTCGCCCGGATCACCCAGTTGCCCAGCGTCCCGCGGCTGATGCTGACGTCGGCGCGCCCCAGCGCGTCCGCCACACGGTACAGCGGCGTGCCGTCGACGTATTTGTTGGCGAGCACCAGCGCCAGCGTCGATGGCGTGGCGACGCTACCCGGCAGCGGCTGCGCCGGCATCGGCGCGGTCACAATCGGGGTGTTCAGCGCGGTGCGCTCGCAGTGACGGCAGGCATATTTGAACCGCACATGTTGCAGCACCGACGCCTTGACCTCGACGTGCAACTGCTCGGTGACGGTCTCGCCCATCCGATGCATCCGATTATGGCAGCACGGACAGTCCTTTTGATCCTCACCCAGATCGTGTTCGACGCGTTGGCGCGGCAGATCGTCAGGCAGCGGCTTGCGGCCGCGTGCCTTCGGCGCCGGCTTTGGAGCCTCCGGCAATCCCGTGTCCGGCACGGCGACCGCCTCGACATCGTCGTCGTCCCGGCTTTCAGCGGCGGCCTGCTCGGCTTCGTTGAAGATGCGCTCCTTGAGCTTTTCGCTCTTCGGCGCATACCGGTGCAGGCGCTCCAGGCGCAACTGCTCCTCTAGATGCAGCACGCGTTGTGCGAGTTTCTCGTTTTCGGCCTTCAGCGCCGCGATCTCGGCCGCGTGCGCCGCGATCAAGGCTTCCAGTTCGTGCGTCGTGGGCTTGCGACTCATCGGAGTCTTGAATCGAAGTCATGCCGCCGCGTCAACCGGGCTCCCATGTCTTCGTCATGTCTTCGGCCGCGTCATCTGAGAACGGCCATGCCGAAGCCCGATGACGCCGCCCGCATCGAACACGCTCAGCCCACGCTCTGATATTGCCGCACCGGATGACGACGCACCGCCGCGATGTTGATGCCGTCAAGCAGCCAGTGCAGCTCCTCCGTCGTCAGCGTCAGCACCGCCTCCTGACTTCGGGGCCAGTGGAATCTGTCGGCCTCCAGCCGCTTCAGCAGCATCCAAAATCCTGACCGATCATAAATCAGCAGCTTGATCCGGTCGCGGCGACGATTGCAGAACGCGAACACCGCGCGCTGGAACGGATCCAGCCCCATCGACTGCTCGACCACGATCGCCAGGCTGTTGATGCCCGCCCGGAAGTCAATCGGTTCGCGGTGAAGGTAGACCCGAAGATCAGACGCCAGTCGGAACATCGCAACGCCCCAGCGCTTCAATCACCGCCGACAGCAACTGCGCGTCGCCGCCTTCCAGCGAAAGCGTCACGCCGTTGGGCATCGATGCCGTCAGCCGCCCTGCACAGGATCGCTCCGTCGCGCAAACCGCAATCGCGCCAGCAGATCGAGTTGGCGACGGCGACGGCGCGCGAACCGGAATAAAGGCTGGCGCAATCGGCGCCCGCGCCTCCGGCTGGCCATCCCCGTTCTGAAGTTGTCGCTTGGCCACCCACTTGCGCAGCAGGTTCGCGTTCACGCCGTGTTGCAGCGCAAGCCCCGCCAGCGACACGCCAGACTGCAGACAGGCCTCGACCAGCCGCTGTTTGCTGGCCGGATCATAGCGACGCCGGCCATTGCGCAACACGCCGACCGTCTCAAGTCTCAAAGGTTCTTCTGGAGTGATCATCGATCGTGTCCACCTCGCTCATGGTGGACACCTCATCCCATCCCCGCGCTCAACTGCATAGGTGCGTAGAAAGGAGCGCTTACGCTTGTTCACCAAAAGACTCGAGAGAGGCAGGTTCATCTGGCCATCGGTTGCTGGTGAATCGGTAACGATCTCTCCGGCGCAGTTGAGCTATCTGTTGTCCGGGATCGATTGGCGCAACCCTCAAGAAACCCAGCGTCCGACGCGGGTCGGATAGTCGTTTTACGGTTTGAATCTGCGGCTCGATCTGATTCAATGGCTCCATGATATCGAAGCCGGATGATCTTCCATCGGACCTTGTCAGTGCCCTGGCGGCGCTGCAGGCCGAGCGTGAGGCGCGACAGAAAGCCGAGGCGAAGGCCGCCAACTGGCAGGCGCAAGCCGCGAATGCGCAGGCGAAACTGTCGGATACCGAGGCGCTGATCGCTCATCTCGAGTTGCGCATCGAGAAGCTGAAACGCGAACTGTACGGGCAGCGCTCCGAGCGCACGGCGCGGCTGCTCGAGCAGTTGGAACTGGAGCTCGAAGACCTCGTCGCCACGGCGAGCGAGGATGAGCTTGCGGCGCAGGCCGCAGCGGCGAAGACGCAGAACGTCCGCCCCTTCACGCGCAAGCGGCCGGTGCGCAAGCCTTGGCCGGACGACATCGAACACGAGCGCGTCGTCATTGACGCTCCGACGAGCTGCGCCTGCTGCGGCGGATCGCGGCTGGCGAAGGTCGGCGAGGATGTGACCAAGACGCTGGAGGAGATCCCGCGTCGCTTCAAGGTCATCGAAACAGTGCGCGAGAAGTTCACCTGCCGCGATTGCGAGAAGATCAGCCAGCCGCCTGCGCCGTTCCATGCCACGCCGCGCGGCTTCATCGGCCCACAATTGCTGGCGACGATCCTGTTCGACAAGTTCGGCATGCATATCCCGCTCAACCGCCAGAGTGCGCGCTTTAAGGCCGAGAGGATCGATTTGCCGCTGTCGACGCTGGCCGACCAGGTCGGCCACGGGACCTTCGCCGTCATGCCACTCTTCCACTTGATCGAACGCCATGTGCTCGCTGCTGAGCGCCTTCATGGCGATGACACCACCATCCGTATCCTGGCGAAGGGCAAGTGCACGACCGGGCGGATCTGGACTTATGTGCGGGATAACCGGCCCTTTGCCGGGCCTGCGCCGCCGGCGGCGGTCTATTACGCCTCGAGCGACCGACGAGGCGAGCATCCGCAGAAGCATCTGGCCGCCTTCGCCGGCATCCTGCAAGCCGATTGCTACAACGGCTTCGAGCCACTGTTCGACCCGCAGAAGAAGGTGCTGCCGATTACGCCGGCGTTTTGCTTCGCCCATGCGCGGCGGGGCTTCTTCGAGCTGGCTGACATCGAGAAGAATGCCCGGGAAGGCAAGAGAGGTAAACCGGTCTCTTCGATCGCGCTGGAGGCGGTCAGGCGCCTGGATGTGTTGTTCGAGATCGAGCGCGCCATTAACGGCTGCGGCGCCGAAGAGCGGCGCGCCGTGCGCCAGGAAAAGAGCAAGCCGCTCCTCGGGGACATGCACGCCTGGTTGCTGCGTGAGCGCGAAACCCTCTCTCGCTCCTCCGAGGTCCTGAAGCCTATGAATTACATGCTCAGGCGCTGGGACGACTTCGCCCGCTTCCTCGACGATGGCAGGATCTGCTTGACCAACAATTGTGCTGAGCGCGCATTGAGAGGCATCGCCTTGGGAAGGCGCAACTGGACCTTCGCCGGCAGCCAGCGTGGTGCCGACCGTGCCGCCATCATGCTGACGATGATCACGACCTGTCGTCTCAACGACGTCGATCCGAAAGCCTGGCTCGCCGACGTCCTCGCCCGTATCGCCGATCTTCCCGCATCGCGTCTGCACGAATTGCTGCCCTGGGAATGGAAGCTCCTGCGCCAAGCCGACAAGCCCGCCGATCAGCAGGCCGCCTGACCTTCACGCAACGCCATCATAGAGCTCGCCGTACCCGCGCGCATGCGTCCATCACGCGGTCCTCGTCGTATGCGTACGTTCGTGGTGATACCCTCGTGGGACCATCCAGCTTCTCGGTGAAGCTACCGTTGAGCGGCTTCCGGGAACCTATCGCCTGATGCGCGCGCGGAAGTCCGACATGGAGCTCTGTTGAGCGGCTTTGCATCCCCCCGAACGGGGCACTTGGGAAAGGTGCCCACTCCAATATCAACTCGCACTGCCCACGCTTCGATTTAGTTCACGATCAATTCCATCCTTGACCCGACGGATCGCAAGAAGTTGCAATCTCGTTTGGGTCTTGCCGCTGGGACCGTCCTGCCATCGATCTTAAAACTGTAGCGCCATTCGCCTGGCAGAGCTTCCCGAATGCTGAATTGCACACCTCTGTGTTGCATAAAGTTCTCTCAAGCCCCGGCACGAGCGTCGCGGCCTGTCGCGCGCCTGCGCCGATCGCGTGCAGATTGACTTTGATTCCTCAATCAACACCGAAGGAAGCCGCCGATCCATAGGACCGGCGGCCAAGTCAAGGGAGGAAAGCCCCCTAGGGCGGCGGTAGTGAAGGCTACCGCAAGGCACCGCCAACTTCTTGGCGGATCTCGAATAAGCATTTTTGAGACCAGGCTGGAGGATAGTCCGCCTGTTATCGAATGGAGGCAATGCGAAGAGGTCCACGCATTGTGCACCCCAAGTAATTCAATTTAGACCGAACGAAAAGAAAAAGTTGCGTACGCATCGTACCAATTGAGCTCTTTCGCGCTTTCTCATTACATCTTCGACTGGTCGGTGCTTACCGCACAACGTTAGGCAAGCCAGATCAAGTGCGCAGTGTGCCATGCTCTAACTCGGGCCAAGCTACCGCGCGCGTGACTTCCGATGTCACGCTCGGAAACTCGCTGCCAGTTGCAAAAAATTCATAAGCAACATGTGACCTTAGTACTGACTCAGGGTGAAACTGCACGCCATAGGTTGGTTGATGCCGGTGTGCTTGAGCCATGATCTCGCCTTCACTTGAACGAGCTGTCACCATGAGATGCGGAGCGTCGGACTCATCGAGTTCGACCGCCAGAGAGTGGTAGCGTCCGGCAGGAAGTGGAGACGGAAGCTGCTTGAACAATCCCCGACCGGCATGCGTTATTGGTGAGGCTCGCCCGTGCGTGGGACAACGGGCACGGCGCCACGCGCCCCCCGAAAACGCTGCCAATACACTGGTGTCCAAGACAGATGCCAAGAATGGGGACGCGACCCGAAAGCTCGCGGACGACGGCAGTGGAAATGCCGGCTTCCATTGGCGTGCGGGGGCCGAGAGAAATGACGATTGCGCGCGGCTTGAGCGCAACGAGATCGGTGATGCTGATCGCGTCATTTCGGACGACTTCTGTCTCTGCACCCAGCATGCGAAGATAACGTGCAATATTGAATACGAAGGAATCGTAATTATCGATGATGAAAATCAAAATGCACCGGGTATCTCGGAATCAAAAGCATCAAAGAGGCGCTGTGCCTTGGCAAGCGTCTCCTCATATTCGGCTTCAGGAGTTGACATCGCCGTTATTCCGCCCCCTGCATGAAACATAGCCAGGTCGCCGTCGATCGTCACAGTACGAATCGCAATGTTCGTGTCAATCTGTCCACTGAATCCAACGAAGCCGATCGCCCCGCAATAGACCTCTCGCGCCACTTTCTCGAGGTCCGCAATGATTTCCATCGATCGCACCTTTGGAACACCAGTCACGGAGCCGCCCGGAAAGCAGGCGCGAAGCAGGCTAACCGCGTCTTGGCCCGCAGCAAGAGTGCCGCTGACGATTGAGACGAGGTGATGCACTGAGGCATAGGATTCCAGGTTGCACAGTGCCATGACATCGACCGAATTGTCTGTACAGACGCGTGACAGATCGTTGCGCAGCAGGTCGACAATCATGACGTTCTCGGCGCGATCCTTTTCGGACGCAAGAAGCACTTTGGCGCGGCGCCGATCTTCCTCGCCGTCGGCGGAACGCGCGATTGTCCCCTTGATGGGGCGTGTTTCGACCTGCTGTCCGTCAAGTTTCAGAAATCGTTCCGGAGAGCTCGATGCGATCGTTAGCTTTCCGTAGCGCAAGAGCGCTCCAAACGGGGCCGGGTTCGATGAGCGGAGCTGGCAATAGAAGGTCAGTGGATCGAATAGCGGCGACACCCTGGCACTGAAACATTGCGCGATGTTCGCCTGAAATATATGCCCGGCCAGAATCAACTCGATGACGCGTTGGACCGCCGGCATGAAGCCTTCGCGGCTAAAGTTCGAATGCCACGGTCCCGCCCTGCTAGGGATTGTGAGTCGAGGTAACCCTGGCCTGGCAAGCAGTGCTGCAAACTCATCAGCGCGACGACGCGCACGCTCGTTTCGTCGAGCGGGCTCCTGCTCCGGCCATCCTGTAGAGACGATCCAGCACTTCTGGTCGCGCTGATCGAAACTGACCACCACGTCATAGAAATGTAGAATTGATTGAGGTAAGCGGAGGCCGGGAAGTGACGGGGCCGGCAGTCGCTCCAGTGTCCGGTTCATGTCGTAAGCAAGGAAGCTGGCGGCGCCGCCCTGGAACGGCGGGAGATCGGGGCGATGTGCTGCTCGGTATCTGGCGAGAAGGCTTCGCAGGACCACCCATGGATCGCCCGCAACGGCCTCTGCATTCCAGCTTGCCTGTCCATCGGCGACCAAATAGGTGCCAAACGGTTCGCAGGTCAAATATGAGTACCGCCCGAGAAGTTCATGCCCTGCCGCGCTATCGAGAAAGGTAAGCTGCGGGTGCTGCGCAAGGCATCGCAGCGCCTTGACAGGCTCGATCCACTGCAACTCGCGGACGTGCATAGGGCTATCGGTTACCGATGATCGGCAGGCCGTAAAGCCGGCTCTGATCGTTGTCCCGGCGCGAACAAGCGCAATTTCCGTCCGACACGTACAAAGCCTCGAGGCTGATCATCATCATGCTTAGCTGCGACTAGCTCGTCGGGGGCGTCGAACAACTTGGCTCAACCCTGACGGTTCAGCGAAATAGACATCTGCTGACAGTTCGTAGTCAGCGGCAAACCGCAGTTCCCGAAGTGGCCGGACGCACCGGATCGCTTCTTGATACAAACCGTGCGTTTTGTACGCAGCGAGATCCATCTCGCTGTCGAACTCACCGTACACCACGACGTCGACTTCATTGCCGAGTTGATCGCTCTTGCGGTTGCGCGCAATCTCGAGCCGGCGTGCATACGGGATTGCGGTGAGAACTGACAGACCTTCGACGATCTGGTCGATGCCGGCTTGATCGTTGGCTGTGAAGAAGACGATGTGACGGATCATGGTGGCCGCAATCGTGACGCTGCAACGTGGCGTTCCTATATCGGCATCAAGCCCAACGCAATGCTGTACGGAAGCCGGCAGCACTTGGCGCGAATTTCTGGAAACCGATCCAGGTTGGCCTCGAAGCAGGACCGACGCTGTGCGTGTTGCCCGCCTTTGCCGTCTTCCATCCGGTCGCATCGTGCCCGAGCGTTATCGCCTGCAAGCGGGCGACCCCATATTCGCCGGAGATTGACGAGGTTCGCATCGACCCGGAACCGCCCGACGTCACGGCGACCAACATGGGCATCTCTAGAATGCATTTGTGCGCCGGTCCATCTTGGCCCCGGGGGCACGTCGCAAGTCTCGCGCGGCTCATGCCGGCGTAAGGCGCCGACAAACCTTGGTATAGGTTTGGCAACCCATTCTATATCGCGCGCTTGCCTTTGTAGAGTTGAGTCACTCGTCGAGTTGTTTGTACTTTCGACGTCGCCGCTGGATCATTCGACAGCGGCGCGGAAGCCGTTAGTGCCGACTGATCCGCTTGCTGCAAGGCGTTGCGTGCCATTGAGGCGTGAGGATGAAGCGGAATGGAAATGCGTGAGCCCGCTTCCGTATTCCGAGTCGGACCTCGGGCCGATTGCGCACAAAATGACATGGGTCTTTATCCTGAAGAGGTGTGTCCTTACTCGCGATCAGCGATCAGCGATCAAAAGGGCAAAGATTCATCCAAGGAATGGCGATGGAGAAGTGGAGGATCGGATCTTCTGCCTAGGAACTAGCCGTTAGAGCAGCCGATTCCGCTTCCTTCTGGGGTCTTTGCCACTGTCAGCCGCGCTGATGACCGTAACTGGAGCGCGACTTGCCAGTGCCAGCGAATTTGCGTCACCCTCCTGAATGCGAGAGCCTCGATGGCATTTGCCGATCTTTTCATCAAACGTCCCGTGTTATCAGTCGTCATCAGTCTGCTGATCCTGTTGATCGGCCTTCGCGCGGCCGCCGTTCTGCCGATCCGGCAGTATCCGAAGCTGTCAAACACGGTCGTCAATATCACAACCTCCTACCCGGGTGCCTCCGCCGACATGATCCAGGGGTTCATCACGGCCCCCCTGGAGCAGGCAGTGGCGTCCGCCGAGGGCGTCGACTACATCACGTCCTCATCGGTGCTCGGTAGCTCGACGATCCAGGTCTACATCAAGCTCAATTTTGATCCCAACGAGGCGCTTACCGAAGTGCTCTCCAAGGTCAACTCGGTCAAGTCTCAAATTCCGAAGGAATCAAACGATCCGGTCGTCACCAAGTCAGCCGGTCAGACCACCGCTGTCATGTATATCGCTTTCTCCAGCGAGGAATTGACGGCCAGCGCGATCTCCGACTATCTTTCACGCGTGGTGCAGCCGGTTATGTCGACTGTAGAGGGGGTCGCAGCGGCGGACATCCTGGGCGGCCAGAGTTTTGCGATGCGGCTATGGCTCGATCCTGTGAAAATGACGGGGCATGGCGTGTCGCCGGCGGACGTTTCGGCTGCAATTGCCGCCAACAACTTCCAGGCCGCGGCCGGTCAGGTCAAGGGCTATCTCACCATCTCCGACATCACGGCCAACACTGATCTGCGCGGTGTCGATGACTTCAAGCGCATGATCGTCAAGGCCAATGACGGCGGATTTGTGCGCATGGAGGACATTGCGACGGTCGAGCTTGCCGCGCAGACCGCAGACGCCAGTGTCTCCATGAACGGCGAGCACGCGGTCTTCATCGGCGTGCAGGCGAGCCCTCAAGGCAATCCACTGAACATCGTACGAGGCGTACGGACGCTATTTCCAGACATGGAGCGCAACTTGCCGCCTTCGCTGAAGATGAAAGTGGCCTACGACTCCACGAAGTTCATTCAATCATCGATCGATGAGGTGGAGAAGACGCTGGTCGAGGCCGTCTTGATCGTGGTGGTCGTGATCTTCCTGTTCCTGGCCTCGTTTCGGTCGGTCATCATTCCCGTCGTTACCATTCCGCTGTCGCTTGTTGGCGTCTGCAGCATGATGCTGGCGCTGGGGTTTTCATTCAATCTTCTGACCCTTCTCGCGATGGTGCTTGCGATTGGTCTCGTGGTCGACGATGCAATCGTCGTCGTGGAGAATATTCATCGCCATCTGGAACAAGGCGCGCCGCCCGCGCTGGCCGCGACCCAGGGGGCGCGCGAGATCGTCGGTCCCGTCGTCTCCATGACGATCACGCTGGCCGCCGTGTACGCGCCAATCGGCTTTATCGGCGGCCTCACTGGCGCGCTGTTCCGCGAATTTGCGTTCACGCTGGCGGGCTCGGTCATCGTGTCGGGCGCAATTGCGTTGACGCTTTCGCCGATGATGTGTTCGGTCTTCCTGAAGAACTCTGAGGAGGGGCGGTTTGCAAGGGGTGTGAACCGCGCGTTCGGCGCCACGACCCGCTGGTACGGTCGCAACCTCGACCGCTCGCTCGACTATGGTCCGATTACCGGGCTGTTTGCGCTGACCATGCTGGGCCTTGCGGGCTTTCTCTACATGCATACGTCCAAGGAACTTGCACCCGAGGAGGATCAGGGCATCATATTCGCGCTGACTAAAGCGCCGAAATACGCCAATATCGATTACCTCGATTATTACGGCGCCAAGCTCGACAAAGCGTTCCAGAAGTTTCCCGAGACCGATTTGCGCTTCGTGCTCAACGGCAGCAGCGGGCCGCAGGGCGGCATGGCCGGCATGTTGCTAAAGCCTTGGGACGAGCGTAAGAGATCAACGATCGCGCTCAAGTGGTCCGTTCAGGCCGAGCTGTCCAAAATCGAAGGCATCAACGCATTTGCCTTTGGTTTGCCGCCTCTTCCGGGCGGATCGGGCGGCCTGCCGGTGCAAATGGTGATCAGTTCGACCCTAGGTTTCCAGTCCGTTTATGAGCAGATGTCGAAGCTGAAGGATGCCGCTCGCAAGAGCGGTCTGTTCGCGGTCAGCGACTCTGACCTTGAGTTCAATCAGCCCGTGGTGCAAATCAAGGTTGATCGATCCAAGGCAAGCGATCTTGGCATCACCATGGAGAACGTCGGTGGCGCGCTTGCGACCCTGCTCGGCGGCAACTACGTGAACCGCTTCAACCTGCAGGGGCGCTCCTACCAGGTGATCCCGCAACTGGCGCGCGAAAACCGCCTGACGCCGGAATCACTTGGAAGCTATTATGTGAAGACTGCGAGAGGCTCGATGCTGCCGCTGTCGACCGTGGTTTCCATCGAGACTGCGACCGATCCGAACACGCTCACCCACTACAACCAGCTCAACTCCGCGACCTTCCAGGCTGTACCGATGCCTGGTGTCACGATCGGTCAGGCTGTGGACTACCTGGACGAGGAGGCA
It includes:
- the tnpB gene encoding IS66 family insertion sequence element accessory protein TnpB; translated protein: MRRKERLRLFTKRLERGRFIWPSVAGESVTISPAQLSYLLSGIDWRNPQETQRPTRVG
- the tnpB gene encoding IS66 family insertion sequence element accessory protein TnpB (TnpB, as the term is used for proteins encoded by IS66 family insertion elements, is considered an accessory protein, since TnpC, encoded by a neighboring gene, is a DDE family transposase.) is translated as MFRLASDLRVYLHREPIDFRAGINSLAIVVEQSMGLDPFQRAVFAFCNRRRDRIKLLIYDRSGFWMLLKRLEADRFHWPRSQEAVLTLTTEELHWLLDGINIAAVRRHPVRQYQSVG
- the tnpB gene encoding IS66 family insertion sequence element accessory protein TnpB (TnpB, as the term is used for proteins encoded by IS66 family insertion elements, is considered an accessory protein, since TnpC, encoded by a neighboring gene, is a DDE family transposase.) encodes the protein MIPIPTGVRVWLATGHTDMRCGFPSLALRVQEVLKRDAMGGGLFCFRGKRGDLLKVIWHDGQGACLFVSAHFTAQAARAAGRGVAWRRGPAGSSERLD
- the tnpA gene encoding IS66-like element accessory protein TnpA; translated protein: MDVHKDSAVLSRMDLVETGRRRRWTRAEKLRIVEESFSGPRLVSATARRYGISRQLLLSWRKAWTCHDPAEEDSIGPTFVPAIVAASTPPTTEAVETGQIEIVSPQGLRVVFGPGADIEAVVRIARGLARR
- the tnpA gene encoding IS66-like element accessory protein TnpA → MITPEEPLRLETVGVLRNGRRRYDPASKQRLVEACLQSGVSLAGLALQHGVNANLLRKWVAKRQLQNGDGQPEARAPIAPAFIPVRAPSPSPTRSAGAIAVCATERSCAGRLTASMPNGVTLSLEGGDAQLLSAVIEALGRCDVPTGV
- the tnpC gene encoding IS66 family transposase; the protein is MSRKPTTHELEALIAAHAAEIAALKAENEKLAQRVLHLEEQLRLERLHRYAPKSEKLKERIFNEAEQAAAESRDDDDVEAVAVPDTGLPEAPKPAPKARGRKPLPDDLPRQRVEHDLGEDQKDCPCCHNRMHRMGETVTEQLHVEVKASVLQHVRFKYACRHCERTALNTPIVTAPMPAQPLPGSVATPSTLALVLANKYVDGTPLYRVADALGRADVSISRGTLGNWVIRASELHLHRVYDALQQKLMSQPLVHGDETWVQVLKEDGRDAQAKSFMWAYRSGQDCAQPVVLFDYQPGRGQQHPQAFLAGYRGLLMSDGYDAWRTLTGATHLGCMAHARRKFTDALKARTKPGGPPLQALKFFEALYEVERVARQTPPDGETRAAYTLRLRQQHSLPVLAAFRTWLDDQAPKVLPESLTGKAIAYARNQWDYLTRYTSDGLAPIDNNVLERDIRPFCTGRKSWLFSDTVAGAKASAVIYSLVLTCRACGVDPYAWLRHALTELPQRAPDADIEDLLPFNCTAQKNLPADNDSG
- a CDS encoding anthranilate synthase component I family protein, which gives rise to MHVRELQWIEPVKALRCLAQHPQLTFLDSAAGHELLGRYSYLTCEPFGTYLVADGQASWNAEAVAGDPWVVLRSLLARYRAAHRPDLPPFQGGAASFLAYDMNRTLERLPAPSLPGLRLPQSILHFYDVVVSFDQRDQKCWIVSTGWPEQEPARRNERARRRADEFAALLARPGLPRLTIPSRAGPWHSNFSREGFMPAVQRVIELILAGHIFQANIAQCFSARVSPLFDPLTFYCQLRSSNPAPFGALLRYGKLTIASSSPERFLKLDGQQVETRPIKGTIARSADGEEDRRRAKVLLASEKDRAENVMIVDLLRNDLSRVCTDNSVDVMALCNLESYASVHHLVSIVSGTLAAGQDAVSLLRACFPGGSVTGVPKVRSMEIIADLEKVAREVYCGAIGFVGFSGQIDTNIAIRTVTIDGDLAMFHAGGGITAMSTPEAEYEETLAKAQRLFDAFDSEIPGAF
- a CDS encoding Dabb family protein, producing the protein MIRHIVFFTANDQAGIDQIVEGLSVLTAIPYARRLEIARNRKSDQLGNEVDVVVYGEFDSEMDLAAYKTHGLYQEAIRCVRPLRELRFAADYELSADVYFAEPSGLSQVVRRPRRASRS
- the tnpC gene encoding IS66 family transposase; amino-acid sequence: MISKPDDLPSDLVSALAALQAEREARQKAEAKAANWQAQAANAQAKLSDTEALIAHLELRIEKLKRELYGQRSERTARLLEQLELELEDLVATASEDELAAQAAAAKTQNVRPFTRKRPVRKPWPDDIEHERVVIDAPTSCACCGGSRLAKVGEDVTKTLEEIPRRFKVIETVREKFTCRDCEKISQPPAPFHATPRGFIGPQLLATILFDKFGMHIPLNRQSARFKAERIDLPLSTLADQVGHGTFAVMPLFHLIERHVLAAERLHGDDTTIRILAKGKCTTGRIWTYVRDNRPFAGPAPPAAVYYASSDRRGEHPQKHLAAFAGILQADCYNGFEPLFDPQKKVLPITPAFCFAHARRGFFELADIEKNAREGKRGKPVSSIALEAVRRLDVLFEIERAINGCGAEERRAVRQEKSKPLLGDMHAWLLRERETLSRSSEVLKPMNYMLRRWDDFARFLDDGRICLTNNCAERALRGIALGRRNWTFAGSQRGADRAAIMLTMITTCRLNDVDPKAWLADVLARIADLPASRLHELLPWEWKLLRQADKPADQQAA